From Apium graveolens cultivar Ventura chromosome 9, ASM990537v1, whole genome shotgun sequence, the proteins below share one genomic window:
- the LOC141686233 gene encoding uncharacterized protein LOC141686233, producing the protein MDGENGNNQNNNENRNNNGNQVNNDGGNVFDQLAETLVVLVNQQPKPNIVSQFKCLNPPTFDGATDPAIVEMWMQEMEKAFGILGSSEQQKVTLAVYQLQESAYDWWLMEKRKNKTTSNLEENPEPYIWEKFKKALEDKYFLRTVRLRKERDFIRLQQGDRTFIEYEAEFAKLAKYASTLTYEVVLNKALVIERGLEESEKASDSWNKRRFTQTGGQSFQWGPLKKSHVYDNIGGQGDRERCTRCGKNHPDKVCRWNTGACFHCGEVGHKILNFPHNPPPPPRKEVDNKMGKGRVFQLTGNDNYRN; encoded by the exons ATGGACGGGGAGAACGGTAACAACCAGAACAACAACGAGAATCGGAACAACAATGGCAATCAAGTAAATAATGATGGAGGAAACGTCTTTGACCAGCTGGCTGAAACTCTAGTTGTACTTGTGAATCAGCAACCGAAGCCTAACATCGTGTCTCAGTTCAAGTGTTTGAACCCGCCAACTTTTGATGGAGCTACAGACCCGGCTATCGTAGAGATGTGGATGcaagagatggaaaaagcttttggAATTTTAGGGAGCAGTGAGCAGCAGAAGGTGACCTTAGCTGTGTACCAATTGCAGGAAAGTGCTTACGATTGGTGGCTCATGGAAAAGAGGAAGAACAAGACAACATCGAATCTTGAAGAAAATCCCGAACCGTATATATGGGAAAAGTTCAAGAAGGCTTTGGAGGACAAGTACTTTCTGAGAACAGTTCGTCTGCGGAAAGAGAGGGACTTCATTCGGCTTCAACAAGGTGACAGAACCTTCATTGAATATGAAGCAGAATTTGCAAAGCTTGCGAAGTACGCGTCGACCTTA ACATACGAGGTTGTCCTCAACAAGGCGTTAGTGATCGAGAGGGGCTTGGAAGAATCTGAAAAGGCGTCTGACAGCTGGAATAAGAGGCGGTTCACTCAAACTGGTGGACAATCTTTTCAATGGGGACCACTCAAGAAGTCACACGTGTACGATAACATCGGAGGTCAAGGTGATCGAGAGAGGTGTACGAGGTGCGGCAAGAATCATCCGGACAAGGTCTGCCGTTGGAATACAGGTGCTTGTTTTCATTGCGGAGAAGTAGGACACAAGATTTTGAATTTCCCGCACAACCCACCACCGCCACCAAGGAAGGAAGTAGATAACAAGATGGGAAAAGGACGTGTGTTTCAGCTCACAGGAAATGATAACTATCGCAATTAA